The following is a genomic window from Clostridium sp..
ACGATTAAGGAGGGCAAATCATATAATGCAATAGTCCCTAGAGAGGTATTTGGAATTTCATTTAAAGAAATTTCATATCCCATAAAGAATTCTGAGGGTAATGTTGTAGGCGGTATAGGAATAGGTAGAAGTCTAGATGAGCAATTTAAGGTTGAAGAATCAGCAGATAATTTATTTTCTTCCCTTGAAGAAACTAGTGCGAGTATTCAAGAAATTAATTCAGGAGCAGAAAAGTTGCTCAATATGATAGACAATTTGGTACAAATTACAGAACAGACGGAGAAAGAGATATCGGAGAGTAATGAAATAATAAGCATGATAGGTAATATTGCTTCCCAATCAAATTTACTGGGCCTTAATGCCGCAATAGAGGCAACTAGAGCAGGCGAACAAGGTAAGGGTTTTACGGTTGTTTCAAATGAAATGAGAAAGCTGGCTAAGTCAAGCAGCGAATCGTCAAACAAAATTTCAGAAATATTATTGGAAATGAATAAAAATATAAATAATATTTTTAAGATAGTAAATCAAGTTCAGTCAGTTTCAGAAAGCCAATCAGCTGCAACTGAACAGATAACAGCTACATTAGAGGAAATTACTAAAAATGCTCAAACTATGAGTGATATTGCGAGGATAAAATAGAAGCTGCTACTTAAAGCTTATTTTTGTTGCGTTTTTATTTTACAAAGAGAAAGGCCAGGGAGTAAAATCCCTGGTAAAAATGAAATTATAGAAATTATTGGGGGATGTTAGTAGTATGCACAGAAATCAGATTAGTATACATGGACAATTCCCC
Proteins encoded in this region:
- a CDS encoding methyl-accepting chemotaxis protein, with protein sequence MVGEGSLEAYLQIMPVLKDILLEDIAVAVADTTKFLYYRPGDTLDIKINVGSRIPGDIMLYKTIKEGKSYNAIVPREVFGISFKEISYPIKNSEGNVVGGIGIGRSLDEQFKVEESADNLFSSLEETSASIQEINSGAEKLLNMIDNLVQITEQTEKEISESNEIISMIGNIASQSNLLGLNAAIEATRAGEQGKGFTVVSNEMRKLAKSSSESSNKISEILLEMNKNINNIFKIVNQVQSVSESQSAATEQITATLEEITKNAQTMSDIARIK